In the Blautia coccoides genome, CATATACACCGATACTCTTAGCCGGGTTCCTTGTGGCTGCGAAGATGGCGTCAGCTTCGGGGATACCGAATGCCATAGCTGTTTTCATACAGTCAAACAGGTTGGTTGCGGAACCTGCAATGGTTCCGTTGGCCAGAGTTGCCTTTCTGTTGTTCATGGTAACTTCCTGGCCGCCCAGCTCGTAGGTGCCGTTTTCCATGCCTGTTGCCATCATGGAATCGCTGATGAGCACAACTCTTTCACTTCCGAACATGCGGAAAGTGTTTCTCACAACGCTGGGATGGATGTGGATGCCGTCGCAGATCAATTCTACCATGCAGTTTTCAGTATCTGCGGCAGCGCCTACAACACCGGGATCGCGGTGTGCGTAGGACGGCATGGCGTTAAATAGATGTGTCACATGGGCAGCGCCTTTTTTCATGGCTGAAAGTGCAGTGTCATATCCGGCTGTAGTATGGCCGATGGAGATTTTTACTTCGTTCTTCAGTTCTTCTATAAATTCATCTGCGCCTTCCATATTCGGAGCAAGTGTTACAAGCTTTATGAGATGTCCGGTTTTTTCATTGCATTCACGGAAGAATGCAATATCCGGTCTGCGGATATGCCGTTCTACATGTGCGCCTTTTTTATCAGGATCAATGAAAGGCCCTTCCATATTCACGCCCACGATCCTTGCCTGGTCTTTGGCATTTCCCGCGCTGACAGCAGTTGCAAAGATTTCCAAAAGCTGCTCTTTTGGAAGCGTCATGGAGGTTGGGCAGTAAGATGTCACGCCGTGGGATTTTTCATAGCGCAGAATTGTTTTAAGTCCTTCCACGTCTGCGTCGGAAAAATCGTGTCCGAATGCTCCGTGGCTGTGAACATCTACAGTACCGGGGAGAACTTTCAGGCCTGTGGCATCAATCTCTGTCTTGTCTGTCACTTCATCTATAGAAGAGACAATTTTTCCGTTCTCTACATAGAGGTCTTTTTTCTCAAAGGTTCCATCTTCCTGAAATACTGATCCGTTTTTAATTATCATCTGGTTTCACTCCTTTTCTGATTTCACTCTACCACATGATCCGTTCCCTGTCCTTGTATTTTTTTGCAATTCTTTGGGAAAATATGTGATGTTAGTTATTATCCGTGTGTATCTGTACTTCTATTATAATTCCCATTACAAGTTAATTCAATGTATGAGGGTAAAATTGAAAGAACTTTCATAAAACGTCAATATAAATAAAAAATCAGGTTTCAGCACCGGTAAAATTTGTGCAAGTTGATATTTGGTTTGAAAGGATTTTCTGAATCGGAAAAAATATTGAAAAAATTTTCATAAATGCTATACTGAAGTCAAAGCGAAGGCAGCAGATCAGAAGCCGAGATGCGGAAAGGAGAGAGTTATGAATCAGCGTTTAGAGAAGCTCAAGGGACATTTAATCGTATCCTGCCAGGCACTTCCTCATGAACCCCTCCATTCATCCTTTATTATGGGAAGAATGGCAAAAGCAGCAGCAGAAGGCGGAGCCATGGGAATTCGTGCCAACACAAAGGAGGATATAGCGGAGATCAAGAAAAATGTGGACCTTCCGGTTATTGGGATTGTAAAACGTGATTATGATGACAGCAAAGTTTATATCACACCAACTATGAAGGAAGTCGATGAACTGATGGAGGTAAATCCTGAGATCATTGCCATTGATGCCACAAAAGATCTGAGACCGGGAAATGTAACTTTGGACGAATTTTATGCGGAGATCAGAAAGAAGTATCCTGAGCAGCTTCTGATGGCAGACTGCTCCACCGTGGAGGAAGCGCTTCACGCAGACGAGCTTGGATTTGACTTCATTGGTACGACACTGGTTGGCTATACTGAGCACAGCAGAGGTGACAGGATTGAAGCGAATGATTTTGAAATCATACGCACAATATTAAGCAGAGTAAAACATCATGTGATCGCAGAAGGCAACATAAACACACCGGAAAAGGCAAAACGCGTGATCGAACTGGGATGCTACAGCGTGGTAGTAGGTTCTATTATTACACGTCCCCAATTGATCACAAAATCCTTCACAGATGTGATGGCAACCCTGGAAAAGTAAATGTAAGAGGAAGATGAAAGGAGTCACAGCAATGAGTAAATTAGATAAGTACAGAGGTATTATCCCGGCATTTTATGCATGTTATGATGAGGAAGGAAATGTGAGCGGAGAGCGTGTACAGGCCCTCACACGTCACTTCATCGAAAAAGGCGTAAAGGGTGTCTACGTAAATGGTTCTTCAGGAGAATGTATTTACCAGAGCGTAGAAGAGAGAAAGCTTATCATTGAAAACGTAATGGCAGCAGCAAAGGGTAAACTGACTGTCATCAATCATGTGGCATGTAATAACACAAAGGACAGTGTGGAGCTGGCAAAACACTCTGAGAGTGTAGGCGTAGATGCAATCGCATCCATTCCTCCTATTTACTTCCGTCTGCCGGAGTATTCTATTGCAGCTTACTGGAATGCAATCAGTGAAGCAGCGCCAAACACAGATTTCGTGATTTACAATATACCGCAGCTTGCTGGCACAGCTCTGACTATGAGCCTGTTTGCAGAGATGATGAAAAACCCAAGAGTTATCGCTGTAAAGAACTCTTCCATGCCTGCCCAGGATATTCAGATGTTCAAAACAGCAGGTCTTGCGGCAAAAGACGACTTTGTAGTGTTCAACGGCCCGGATGAGCAGTTTGTAGCAGGACGCGCGATCGGTGCTGACGGTGGGATCGGCGGAACCTATGGTGTTATGCCGGAGCTGTTCCTGAAACTGAATGAGCTGGTCGAGGCAGGGGAAAAGAAAAAAGCCTGTGAATTACAGTATGCGATCAATGAGATCATCTACAAAATGTGCTCCAGCCATGCGAATATGTATGCGGTAGCAAAAGAAATCCTGCGCACAAACGACAGCGTAAATATCGGAGGTGTCCGTGAACCGCTGGAAAATATGCAGGAAGCAGACAAAGTGATCGCTCATGAGGCTGCCGCTATGGTTAAAGCTGCCATGGAAAGATATCTGGTATAATCCTGCTGTATAATGTGCTCCTGGCGTAGACAGCAGGGGCTGTTACTTGGAATATTAATGTAGTATTAGGGAAAAGTAAAAGAAAATCTATGCCTTTACGGGCGTAGCGTACAAAAAGAAGAGATTAGAGGGAGGTAACAGATGCAGGGTTTTACTTATATTGATCTGGCTATTTTGATCGTTTACCTGGCAGCCGTTTTATTTGCCGGTCTTCATTTTGCTAAAAAGGAAATGAAGGGAAAAGAATACTTTAAGAGTGACGGAACCGTACCGTGGTGGGTTACATCCGTATCTATTTTCGCGACACTGCTCAGTCCCATTTCCTTCCTGTCACTGGCAGGAAATTCATACGCGGGAACATGGATCATGTGGTTTGCACAGTTAGGTATGCTGCTGGCAATTCCGCTTACCATCAGATTTTTCCTGCCTATTTACAGCAAACTGGATATTGATACGGCTTATCATTATCTGGAGCTGCGTTTTAACAGCAAGGGACTGCGTGTTCTGGGCGCAATTATGTTCATCATTTATCAGGTTGGACGTATGTCCATAATCATGTATCTTCCTTGTATGGTATTATCCAGCCTCATGGGAATCAATGTAAATATCCTAATCGTCATCATGGGAATCATTGCTATCATTTACTCCTACACAGGTGGTCTAAAATCCGTACTCTGGACAGACTTTATCCAGGGGTCCGTGCTTTTAGTCGGTGTTACTTTTGGCTTGATCTTCCTGGTAGCCCATCTTGACGGCGGTATCGGATCGATTTTCCATGAAATGACAGCAGGCCATAAGTTCCTGGCAGTTGACCAGCCGATTTTCAATCCTAACATTTTAAAAGACAGTGTATTCCTCATGATCGTAGGCGCCGGATTCAACACAATGGGTTCCTATGTATCCAGCCAGGATATTGTACAGCGTTTTACAACAACAACAGACACAAAGAAACTGAACAAGATGATGCTGACAAATGGCGGTCTGTCTATCTTCATCGCAACTGTATTTTACTTGATCGGTACCGGTTTGTATGTATTTTACCAGGTACAGGGCAATCAGCTTCCGCCGGCAGCGCAGCAGGATCAGATTTTTGCATCCTGGATCGCTTTTCAGCTTCCTGTGGGTATTACCGGTCTGCTTCTGGCAGCCATCTATGCAGCAGCCCAGTCCACATTGTCCACCGGTCTGAACTCCGTGGCATCAAGCTGGACGCTGGATATCCAGGCCAGACTTTCCAAGAAGGAACTGAGCTTTGAGAAACAGACAAAGATTGGACAGTATGTATCCCTTCTGGTAGGTATTTTCTCAATCGTGGTTGCTGTAGTTCTGGCTAACGGCGGCGTGAAATCCGCTTACGAATGGTTTAACGGATTCATGGGTCTGGTACTTGGTATCCTAGTGGGTACTTTCATTCTGGGGGCGTTTACCAAGGTTGCCAATACCTTTGGCGCTGTATGCGCGTTTATCGCTGCATCAGCAGTTATGGTAGCGATCAAATATGTGGTGCCGGCTGTGGCTCCGGATGTGACGATCTCTATCTGGTCCTACTCCATTATTTCTATCGTTGTTTCTCTGGTTGTGGGTCTCCCCGCAAGTATTATATCCAGAAAGGTAAAGGGAGATAACTCCGTGCCGGCTGCACATACAACGATTTACAAAAACTGATCGTAATGTCTGTTCTGAAAGGGAGGCAGCAAAATGGTATTTGGTAATATCAGAGATTTAAAGGATTATTCCTGGCTGGAAAAGGAAGTTCTGAAATGCTTCCGGTATGCACAGGAACATGACCTGCTGAATTATGAAAAAGGCAGTCATGAGATAGACGGGGATGATTTGTTCGTAAACATTGTGGAATATGAGACCACAACACCGGAAAATCGTTTCTGGGAAGCACACAGGCAGTATCTGGATCTGCATTTTATGCTGAGAGGTCCGGAACAGATCGATGTGAACTTTATTGATAACATGGAGCAGAAGGAGTTTGTGGAGAAGGATGATTTTCTACCTCTTGAAGGTGAACCAAACAGCCATGTGGTACTGACAGAAGGCGATTTCCTTCTCTGTTATCCAAAGGACGCCCACAGGACAGCCGTTGCGGTTGACGGTCCGGCTGTTATCAAAAAAGCTATATTTAAGATCAAAATCAAATAATCAGAGATTCTTTAAAGACTGTGGGGCAGACTCATGGTACAATATAGGGAACTGTAACGGCCGCGGGAATGTGACATTACAGTTCCCTTTTGTCACGTTTTAATACCGCATTAAGTGCGGTGGTGAAACGGCAGCTATATGGATTTGTGCCTGTAAAGGCACTGAACAGTGATATAAGGAGCATTTGTTATGAAACAATATATTTGTATTGATATTGGCGGTACTTCTATAAAGTATGGTATAATACAGGAAGATGCGGTATTTGTGGCTGCAGGTGAAATGCCCACAGAGGCTATGCAGCATGGCGGACCGGGAATCATGAAAAAAGCAGTGAAGATTATTGAAGATTACCTGAAGGATCGTAGTCCTGCGGGTATCTGTATCTCAACGGCGGGTATGGTGGACTGCGAGGCGGGCAGGATCACACATTCCGCTCCGCTGATACCGGAATATACAGGTACAGAGATCAAGAAAACTCTGGAAGAGAGATTTCATCTGCCCTGCGAGGTGGAAAATGACGTGAACTGCGCAGGGCTTGCGGAGAACTTTGCGGGTGCATCCAGGGGCACAAAGATCAGTCTGTGTCTGACGATCGGTACAGGAATCGGCGGTGCTATTGTGATCGACAACCAGGTGTTCCACGGATTTTCCGGGAGCGGGTGTGAAATTGGATATATGCATCTTCCGGGCGGTGAGTTTCAGGATATGGGCGCAAGCAGCATTCTGGTGAAGAAGACTGCGGAATACAAGAAGATCAGTCCTGACAGCATTGACGGCAGATATGTATTTGAAAATGCGAAGCAGGGTGACGCAGACTGTATCCGCGCCATTGATGAGATGGTGGACGTGCTGGGAATGGGAATCGCAAATATCTGTTATGTGATCAACCCGGAAGTGGTGGTTCTGGGAGGCGGAATCATGGCTCAGAAGGAATATCTGTATGACAGGATCAGAAAGAGTATGGATAAGTATCTGATACCTTCTGTAGCTTCCAATACCAGACTGGCTTTTGCGGAAAATAAAAATCAGGCGGGAATGCTGGGGGCATTTTATCATTTCAGAGGAAAACACTCCTAAGCGCTGCCTTGCCGCATAGACAGATAGAATGGAGGTGCTCGAATGGAGCAGTATGAAAAAAATATCATTCCTCAGATAGAATCAATTTATAACAGTTTTACACCTTTGGAGAAAACCATTGCTGATTTTTTTATCAGCAATACAGAAAAAATAGATTTATCCTCCAAAAGTGTATCCAGTCGTCTGTATGTGTCGGAGGCATCCCTGTCACGTTTTGCAAAAAAGTGTGGTTATAAAGGATACCGGGAGTTTCTGTTCTGTTATGAGCAGGGAACTGTGCGGAATTATCCTGTGAGTAATGACCAGACGAAAATGGTGCTGAATACTTACCAGGAGCTTTTAAACAAGAGTTATTCCCTGGTGAATGAGGAACAGATGAAGCGTATTGTCAATATACTGTCAGAGAAAAAGCGGGTATATGTGTACGGCAAGGGAAGCTCCGGTCTGGTGGGCATGGAGATGAAAATTCGTTTTATGCGTATCGGCGTCAATGTGGAGGCAGTGACGGATACACATATTATGAAGATCAACTCTGTGCTTTTGGATGAGGACTGTGCGGTGATTGGTATCAGTGTCAGCGGAAGAACTGAGGAAGTTATAACTTCCATGAAGGCGGCCAAGGAGAGAGGTGCCACTACCATTCTAATGACATCCAGGAAGGATAAGACATTTTTAAATTACTGTGATGAGATACTTTTGTTCGCTGTTAAGGAAAATCTGGAAAAAGGAAAAGCGATATCCCCACAGTTTCCCATATTAGTTATGGTGGATATTTTGTTCTCCCATATACTGGAGTCAGATAAATTCAGGAGAGAAGCCATACATGAGTACACGCTCAATGCTCTGGATGCCAGGTGATGTCATAGGGGGCTGGTGTCGCGTGGCTGTCTCGGGACTGTCTTGCAAATACAAGGTAACACCTGGTAGGACAGTGGATGGCTGAACCGTTCTGATGCAAAGTATTTTATTGCAAAAAGGTGTTGACTTTTTAAGAAAAAAAGAATATTATAAAAGTGAAAGAAACAAAACTATGTAATCCAACAAGAACAAAAAAGAACCCCCATGGACCCATATTCCGTGGGGGTTCGCTTTGGTTAGCTGTCTTTATTTCGGTCTAACCATTTGCCGATAAAGTAAGTGATGATACCGGCCATAACCGAAATTATAAAATTGGTTATGTAATCCAACAAGAACACCTCCTTCCTGCTGGAAAGAATCGACAGCATATTCATTATAAGGCATATAATAGGCAATATCAGCATAATATATATACAAAAAATCTATTTATAAGTATTCTACAAAAACCGGCTATTTATAAAGCCGGAATTTTTATAAGTTCATACTTGACAAAAATTGTTAAGTATTGTATAGTTATATCAGTAACAATTATTGTTATTGAAAGGAGGGTGCGATGGCAACATTGAAGTACAGCCGTCAGCGGGAATCCATCCGCGAGTTCGTTATGAACAGCAAGGAGCATCCTACGGCCGATACTGTATATGCAGGAATCAAAGCCGATTTTCCGAATATTAGTCTTGGTACAGTATATCGGAACTTATCTCTTCTGGTTGACTTAGGCGAGATCGCCAAGATCACAACAGGGGATGGCCCGGACAGATTTGACTGCAATACAAAACCTCATAGTCATTTTATATGCACCCAGTGTCACAGCATCACAGACATAGAGGCAAGCGAATTTGACTGTATGAAGGAGAAAGTGGCCGAGGGTTTTGATGGTAAAATAACAGGTCATATGACTACTTTTTACGGAGTTTGTAAAGAATGTCTCGAAGCAAAAAAAATTAAAAAAACTAGTTGACAAAAATTGTCAAGTATGTTACATTGAAACAGTAATCATTACTGTTATCAAAAAAACCAATAAATAACAAAATATTTAATCAAAAAGGAGAATGAGTATTATGAAAAAATTTGTATGTAGTGTATGTGGATATGTTTATGAAGGCGATGCAGCTCCGGAAAAATGTCCAGTATGTGGCGTAGGTGCTGATAAATTTACAGAGCAGGCAGGCGAGATGACATGGGCAGCAGAGCATGTTGTAGGAGTTGCTCAGGGCGTAAGCGAAGATATCATTGCTGATTTAAGAGCTAACTTTGAAGGCGAGTGCTCAGAGGTTGGTATGTACCTGGCAATGGCAAGAGTAGCTCACAGAGAAGGATATCCGGAAATCGGTTTATACTGGGAAAAAGCTGCTTACGAAGAAGCAGAGCATGCTTCCAAATTCGCTGAGTTATTAGGCGAAGTTGTAACTGACAGCACAAAGAAAAACCTGGAAATGCGTGTTGCTGCAGAGAACGGCGCAACAGCTGGTAAATTTGACCTGGCAAAACGTGCAAAAGCTGCTAACCTGGATGCTATTCATGATACAGTACATGAGATGGCAAGAGATGAGGCTCGTCACGGTAAAGCATTCGAGGGTCTGTTAAAGAGATACTTCGGTTAATTCAGATATAAAGCGGGATATTTTCCTGCAGGTAATTATGATTTAGCAATTGTCTTGCAGAGCCGGTCATGTGCCGGTTCTGCAATAGAAAATAAATAGTCGTTTGTTTTCAGAATTTTATGGAGGGTTTTTATATGTCAAAGTACGCAGGAACAAAAACAGAGAAAAACTTATGGGACGCATTCGCCGGTGAATCACAGGCAAGAAATAAATATACATATTATGCATCCGCAGCAAAGAAAGCCGGATACGAGCAGTTAGCTTCCTTATATCTGGAGACAGCAGACCAGGAAAAAGAACACGCAAAAATGTGGTTCAAAGAGATCCACGGTATCCATGATATTGCGCAGAACCTGGAAGACGCGGCAGCAGGTGAGAATTACGAGTGGACAGACATGTACGCACGTATGGCTCAGGAAGCCAGAGAAGAGGGATTTGAAGAGCTGGCAGTGAAGTTTGAAGGCGTTGCTAAAGTAGAAGCTGCGCACGAGAGACGTTATAAAAAACTCCTTGAAAGTTATAAGGCAGACAAGACATTTAAGGGAGACGCTCCTTTAGGCTGGAAGTGCAGAAACTGTGGTTATGTACACGAGGCAGAGGAAGCTCCGGAAGTCTGTCCGGTATGCGCTCATCCGAAGGCATACTTTGAGAGAAAAGTTGAAAACTATTAATCCTCACTTTAATAGAATTCATATTGCTATAGCAGGAGGCCCGTATGGGCCTCCTGTTTTGTGTACATCTAAAAGGCCTGTTATCGCAATAAATAATTTCGGATACTCGAATTTTTCTGCGTCTCTTTATTGTTATTGAAAGTCTTCTAGTGTAATATGGAAATATAGTAACTATTCAGTAGGTCTGCGCATTTACTGCGCTGACCGTAAGAAAACGTTCAGCAGCCAGGCAAAAATTCCATCGCCAAAGGCGATTTGCACGGATTTTCGCTCGTAACTGTAAGGGTACTGAACAGTTACGAAATATAAATATTTTGCTGTGCCATATCATATAAAGCAGAATCATTAAAAGGAGAAGGAATTATGAAGCATTATCCACATTTATTCAGCCCTATAAAAATCGGGCCGCTGACTTTAAAGAACCGAATATGTGTATCACCGATGACGATTACCGGACGCGGGGAGGAAAAGGGGTATTTTGCGCAGGATAACATTGATTTTTATACCACATTGGCAAGAGGAGGTGCGGCTCTTCTTACTATCGGTGAGACCGGAATCCATTCACGCACAGATGCATGTCATCCGCGGATGGCGCACTTGGATGATCCAGGCCTGCTTCCCTCATTGACAAGACTGGTGGACAGTGTGCACCAGTACGATACCTTTGTATCCATAGAGCTTGTGCATTCTGGCAGGAGAGCGCATCCTGCTTATCTGCCTGAAGACGGAGAGGTGTGGGGGCCGTCGCCCTCTGTCAACCATTACGGAGCAGAGGTTAAAGAAATGACTGAGAATATGATGGATGAAATTGCGGATGCCTACGCAGAAGCCGCGTTTATGGCAAAATTCGCAGGGGTTGATATGGTAATGATACACGGGGGACACGGCTGGCTTTTGGACCAGTTCCTCTCACCGCTTAATAATAAGCGGACGGATCAATATGGGGGAAGTTTAGAAAACCGTGCCCGTTTTCCGATCATGGTTCTGGATAGAGTGAGGGAACGCTGCGGAAAGAATTTCCCTATAGAATACCGTATATCAGGCTCAGAGCTTATAGAGGGGGGACTGGAAGAGGAGGAGATGTCAGTCTTTGCCCATATGATAGAGGATAAGGTAGATTCCTTTCATGTATCCGTGGGAAGCTTCCATGATCCTGCCACTATGGTGCGCATGTTTCCGGGGCCGTTTTTCCCGAATGGTGTGAATATACCTTATGCAGCAGCTATTAAAAAGGCAGTCAGTGTTCCAGTTACCGGTATTGGCGGGCTGTCTGACCCGGAGCATATGGAAAAGCTGTTGGAAGAGGAACAAGTGGATATGGTGGCCATGGGGCGCCAGATGATAGCAGACCCATTCCTTCCTAAAAAGGCATTGAAGGGGAAAAGTTGTGAAATAGCCCATTGTATCCGTTGTATGCGCTGCAACAGCGGGGCGCTTATTCCCTATGTACCCTATCCCAACGGAGTGGTCTACTGCTCTGTAAACCCTGTCATGGGAAGACTCCGTGAAATTGGCAGAGAGAATTCTTTTATAAATGAAAAGAAAAAAATATTGATAGCAGGCGGCGGACCGGCTGGAATGCAGGCTGCATTGGGCGGACTGGAAAGGGGGCACAGTGTTGTCTTATGTGAGTCAAGCGGCTCTCTTGGAAATACACTGGCTTATTCTGAGCATATTGAGTTCAAGAATGATATCCGCATATTCAGGGATTCTCTTATCAGCCGCATTCAGGCAAGTCAGGCCGAAATCCATATGAATACGGCAGTGACACCTGAATTGATCAGGGAGGTGGAACCGGATCTGGTCATAAGTGCAATAGGCGGAGAACCATTGGTTCCTCCGATCAATGGGATACATAATGATAATGTCTTATATGCTGCATCCATGCATAAACGGGGGGATGTTCCGAAAAATAAGACAGTTGTCATTGGCGGAGGCCTTATGGGATGTGAGGAGGCCATTGCCCTTGCCCAGGATGGGAAAAATGTAACAATTGTAGAAATGACAGATATTATCGCAGGCGAGGCCGACGGCGGGCTGAAGCAGATGATAGATGAAAAAATAGAATATTACAAAATACCGGTTTTAACAGGATATTCCTGTGTAAAAATAACGGATGGGGGAGCTGTAGTAAAGAGTAAAGACGGAGTGGAAAAAACTCTGAAAGCGGATTCGGTTCTCATTGCAGCGGGCGTTCGTCCAAAAGATTCAGAGACAAGCAGGTTGAGAGATGCCTGTTATGATCTGGGAATAGAATTCATAGCAGTGGGGGACTGCAAAAAGACAGGAAGAATACGTGAAGCCACATCCAGCGGCTATTTCGCAGGACGTAATGCATAGGAATTCCGGAATGTGAACAGTAAAAAATCTGCAGGAAGCCAAAACAGAAGGGAAGAGATACATATGATAACTGATATGACCCAGGGAAAGCCGTTCCAGGTCCTGTGGCGCTTTACCATCCCCATGCTGGTCAGTGTTATGTTCCAGCAGTTTTATAATATTGTGGACAGTATTGTGGCCGGAAAGTTTGTAGGCGTGGACGCATTGGCGGCAGTGGGTGCTTCGTACCCCATAACTATGATATTCATGGCAGTTGCAACAGGACTGAATATAGGATGTTCTGTGGTGATCTCCCTGTACTTTGGTGCCAGGGAGTATGGGAAGATGAAGTGTTGTGTCAGCACATCCCTGATATCTACTTTGGGGATCGCGGTATTTTTGTCCGGATGTGGGTTTCTGTTCA is a window encoding:
- the nagA gene encoding N-acetylglucosamine-6-phosphate deacetylase, which translates into the protein MIIKNGSVFQEDGTFEKKDLYVENGKIVSSIDEVTDKTEIDATGLKVLPGTVDVHSHGAFGHDFSDADVEGLKTILRYEKSHGVTSYCPTSMTLPKEQLLEIFATAVSAGNAKDQARIVGVNMEGPFIDPDKKGAHVERHIRRPDIAFFRECNEKTGHLIKLVTLAPNMEGADEFIEELKNEVKISIGHTTAGYDTALSAMKKGAAHVTHLFNAMPSYAHRDPGVVGAAADTENCMVELICDGIHIHPSVVRNTFRMFGSERVVLISDSMMATGMENGTYELGGQEVTMNNRKATLANGTIAGSATNLFDCMKTAMAFGIPEADAIFAATRNPAKSIGVYDRVGSLTPGKEADILLVDEAYNLKKVL
- a CDS encoding N-acetylmannosamine-6-phosphate 2-epimerase — encoded protein: MNQRLEKLKGHLIVSCQALPHEPLHSSFIMGRMAKAAAEGGAMGIRANTKEDIAEIKKNVDLPVIGIVKRDYDDSKVYITPTMKEVDELMEVNPEIIAIDATKDLRPGNVTLDEFYAEIRKKYPEQLLMADCSTVEEALHADELGFDFIGTTLVGYTEHSRGDRIEANDFEIIRTILSRVKHHVIAEGNINTPEKAKRVIELGCYSVVVGSIITRPQLITKSFTDVMATLEK
- a CDS encoding dihydrodipicolinate synthase family protein, encoding MSKLDKYRGIIPAFYACYDEEGNVSGERVQALTRHFIEKGVKGVYVNGSSGECIYQSVEERKLIIENVMAAAKGKLTVINHVACNNTKDSVELAKHSESVGVDAIASIPPIYFRLPEYSIAAYWNAISEAAPNTDFVIYNIPQLAGTALTMSLFAEMMKNPRVIAVKNSSMPAQDIQMFKTAGLAAKDDFVVFNGPDEQFVAGRAIGADGGIGGTYGVMPELFLKLNELVEAGEKKKACELQYAINEIIYKMCSSHANMYAVAKEILRTNDSVNIGGVREPLENMQEADKVIAHEAAAMVKAAMERYLV
- a CDS encoding sodium:solute symporter, producing MQGFTYIDLAILIVYLAAVLFAGLHFAKKEMKGKEYFKSDGTVPWWVTSVSIFATLLSPISFLSLAGNSYAGTWIMWFAQLGMLLAIPLTIRFFLPIYSKLDIDTAYHYLELRFNSKGLRVLGAIMFIIYQVGRMSIIMYLPCMVLSSLMGINVNILIVIMGIIAIIYSYTGGLKSVLWTDFIQGSVLLVGVTFGLIFLVAHLDGGIGSIFHEMTAGHKFLAVDQPIFNPNILKDSVFLMIVGAGFNTMGSYVSSQDIVQRFTTTTDTKKLNKMMLTNGGLSIFIATVFYLIGTGLYVFYQVQGNQLPPAAQQDQIFASWIAFQLPVGITGLLLAAIYAAAQSTLSTGLNSVASSWTLDIQARLSKKELSFEKQTKIGQYVSLLVGIFSIVVAVVLANGGVKSAYEWFNGFMGLVLGILVGTFILGAFTKVANTFGAVCAFIAASAVMVAIKYVVPAVAPDVTISIWSYSIISIVVSLVVGLPASIISRKVKGDNSVPAAHTTIYKN
- a CDS encoding YhcH/YjgK/YiaL family protein — encoded protein: MVFGNIRDLKDYSWLEKEVLKCFRYAQEHDLLNYEKGSHEIDGDDLFVNIVEYETTTPENRFWEAHRQYLDLHFMLRGPEQIDVNFIDNMEQKEFVEKDDFLPLEGEPNSHVVLTEGDFLLCYPKDAHRTAVAVDGPAVIKKAIFKIKIK
- a CDS encoding ROK family protein, which gives rise to MKQYICIDIGGTSIKYGIIQEDAVFVAAGEMPTEAMQHGGPGIMKKAVKIIEDYLKDRSPAGICISTAGMVDCEAGRITHSAPLIPEYTGTEIKKTLEERFHLPCEVENDVNCAGLAENFAGASRGTKISLCLTIGTGIGGAIVIDNQVFHGFSGSGCEIGYMHLPGGEFQDMGASSILVKKTAEYKKISPDSIDGRYVFENAKQGDADCIRAIDEMVDVLGMGIANICYVINPEVVVLGGGIMAQKEYLYDRIRKSMDKYLIPSVASNTRLAFAENKNQAGMLGAFYHFRGKHS
- a CDS encoding MurR/RpiR family transcriptional regulator; its protein translation is MEQYEKNIIPQIESIYNSFTPLEKTIADFFISNTEKIDLSSKSVSSRLYVSEASLSRFAKKCGYKGYREFLFCYEQGTVRNYPVSNDQTKMVLNTYQELLNKSYSLVNEEQMKRIVNILSEKKRVYVYGKGSSGLVGMEMKIRFMRIGVNVEAVTDTHIMKINSVLLDEDCAVIGISVSGRTEEVITSMKAAKERGATTILMTSRKDKTFLNYCDEILLFAVKENLEKGKAISPQFPILVMVDILFSHILESDKFRREAIHEYTLNALDAR
- a CDS encoding Fur family transcriptional regulator, producing the protein MATLKYSRQRESIREFVMNSKEHPTADTVYAGIKADFPNISLGTVYRNLSLLVDLGEIAKITTGDGPDRFDCNTKPHSHFICTQCHSITDIEASEFDCMKEKVAEGFDGKITGHMTTFYGVCKECLEAKKIKKTS
- a CDS encoding NADH peroxidase gives rise to the protein MKKFVCSVCGYVYEGDAAPEKCPVCGVGADKFTEQAGEMTWAAEHVVGVAQGVSEDIIADLRANFEGECSEVGMYLAMARVAHREGYPEIGLYWEKAAYEEAEHASKFAELLGEVVTDSTKKNLEMRVAAENGATAGKFDLAKRAKAANLDAIHDTVHEMARDEARHGKAFEGLLKRYFG
- the rbr gene encoding rubrerythrin; the protein is MSKYAGTKTEKNLWDAFAGESQARNKYTYYASAAKKAGYEQLASLYLETADQEKEHAKMWFKEIHGIHDIAQNLEDAAAGENYEWTDMYARMAQEAREEGFEELAVKFEGVAKVEAAHERRYKKLLESYKADKTFKGDAPLGWKCRNCGYVHEAEEAPEVCPVCAHPKAYFERKVENY